A genomic window from Candidatus Nealsonbacteria bacterium includes:
- a CDS encoding MgtC/SapB family protein: MNIINFQIFFQLIMAVCLGAIIGLEREFKEKGAGLKTYSLVSLGSCVFAITGMALFKSSVAESGFYLGSSTIVQAVAMGIGFIGAGVIFQKESKIEGITTAAGLWVTAAMGMAVGLGLYFISFATTLLMIAIFVGFGFFENKILKEEVKKINKNKKR; the protein is encoded by the coding sequence ATGAATATTATTAATTTTCAAATTTTTTTTCAGTTGATAATGGCAGTTTGTCTTGGAGCTATAATCGGCTTGGAAAGAGAATTTAAAGAAAAGGGAGCGGGCTTGAAAACCTACAGCTTGGTAAGTTTGGGTTCTTGTGTTTTCGCCATAACAGGAATGGCGTTATTTAAATCCTCTGTCGCGGAGTCCGGTTTTTATTTGGGGTCTTCGACCATCGTCCAGGCAGTGGCGATGGGAATCGGTTTTATCGGGGCAGGAGTTATTTTTCAAAAAGAATCTAAAATCGAAGGCATAACCACGGCAGCCGGTTTATGGGTTACAGCAGCCATGGGAATGGCCGTGGGACTAGGTCTTTATTTTATTTCTTTCGCTACCACTTTATTGATGATTGCTATTTTTGTCGGTTTTGGTTTTTTTGAAAATAAAATTTTGAAAGAAGAGGTAAAAAAGATTAATAAAAATAAAAAAAGATAA
- a CDS encoding endonuclease Q family protein codes for MKIVADFHIHSKYSRATSPQMDLDSLDKWARVKGIDVLGTGDFTHPQWFKGLKEKLEMAEPGLFKLKKSDSKIRFILTVEISGIYSKNNKVRKIHNLIFSPSFEIAEKINTQLGLIGNLKSDGRPILGLDSKELAKIVFSISKDCVLIPCHIWTPWFSLFGSKSGFDSIEECFEEYSCYIFAGETGLSSDPAMNWRISALDKITLISNSDAHSPAKIGREANIFDLDFLSYSNIVEAIKSKNPKKFLYTIEFYPQEGKYHYDGHRNCGVNFSPKESKKCGNICPVCGKGLTIGVLNRIEKLSDRPEGFKPQNAIPFKSLIPLQEIIAESLGIGVGTKKTTKEYENLIKNFGNEFNVLLETSLKDLEKVSRPEIAEGVLRSREGKIYIEPGYDGVYGKIKIFSKEEQKKLSQQGNLF; via the coding sequence ATGAAAATAGTTGCCGATTTTCATATTCATTCAAAGTATTCCAGAGCTACCTCTCCCCAGATGGATTTGGATAGCTTGGATAAATGGGCAAGAGTTAAAGGAATTGATGTTTTAGGTACGGGTGATTTTACCCACCCTCAATGGTTTAAAGGTTTGAAAGAAAAACTGGAAATGGCGGAGCCCGGTTTATTTAAATTGAAAAAATCCGACTCAAAAATAAGATTCATATTGACCGTAGAAATTTCCGGTATTTACAGTAAAAACAACAAGGTCCGCAAAATTCATAATTTAATTTTTTCTCCTTCTTTTGAAATAGCTGAAAAAATAAATACCCAGCTTGGCTTAATCGGTAATTTGAAATCCGATGGCCGGCCTATTCTGGGCTTGGACTCGAAAGAATTGGCAAAAATTGTTTTTAGCATCTCCAAAGATTGTGTTTTGATTCCCTGCCATATTTGGACGCCTTGGTTTTCTTTGTTCGGCTCCAAATCAGGGTTTGATTCTATCGAAGAATGTTTTGAAGAATACTCCTGTTATATTTTTGCCGGAGAAACCGGATTATCTTCTGACCCGGCAATGAACTGGCGGATTTCCGCTTTGGATAAAATTACCCTTATTTCCAACAGCGACGCCCACAGTCCGGCTAAAATCGGCCGTGAAGCGAATATTTTTGATTTAGATTTTTTAAGTTATTCAAATATTGTTGAGGCGATAAAATCAAAAAACCCTAAAAAATTTCTTTATACGATTGAATTTTATCCTCAAGAAGGAAAATACCATTATGATGGGCATCGCAATTGCGGAGTAAATTTTTCTCCCAAAGAATCTAAGAAATGCGGAAACATTTGTCCGGTTTGCGGCAAAGGTCTGACAATAGGCGTTTTAAACAGAATAGAAAAGCTTTCCGACCGGCCCGAAGGATTTAAACCTCAAAATGCGATTCCTTTTAAAAGTTTGATTCCTCTGCAAGAAATAATCGCCGAAAGCTTGGGAATAGGGGTTGGAACAAAAAAAACAACGAAAGAGTATGAAAATTTAATTAAGAACTTCGGAAACGAATTCAATGTTTTACTGGAAACTTCTTTGAAAGACCTTGAGAAGGTTTCCAGGCCTGAAATCGCAGAAGGGGTTTTAAGAAGCAGAGAGGGTAAAATTTATATTGAGCCCGGATACGACGGAGTTTACGGAAAAATTAAAATTTTTTCCAAAGAAGAACAAAAAAAATTGTCTCAGCAAGGCAATTTATTTTAG